From Polaribacter butkevichii, a single genomic window includes:
- a CDS encoding glycosyltransferase, translated as MKILFVCLQYIHAARWINQLKDSGHEIYVFDCLDNKIHKDLLWTNYTTNWNKRKIPYLKGEYFLEKKMPRVFKKIEPYLKVTASEKLEELIKEIKPDLVHSLEMQSQTYPLLKVRQKIDFKWAYSCWGNDIYFFKDKQEHKLKIINCVHTIDYFFLECKRDKELIKSISMQSNILGINFPGGGGYDIQHYQKFNIPVKQRNLIILKGYQHNFGRALFVLKALVLIIDKLKDVDIYVYSAHRSVEEEIIRINLKYNLNIQYSTRDNQISHDELLKKFGSAKIAIGNNISDGVPNTLLEAIISGAFPIQSNPGGASEDYIKDGENGFLIKNPEDAFEISQLIIKALNSPDLLCKAYKLNQEIKVKLDKEIIKKNTLKAYLKINKQIIDKK; from the coding sequence ATGAAAATTCTCTTCGTTTGCCTTCAATATATTCATGCCGCTAGGTGGATCAATCAGTTAAAAGATTCTGGACATGAAATTTATGTTTTTGATTGTTTAGACAACAAAATTCATAAAGATTTATTATGGACAAATTATACTACAAATTGGAATAAGAGAAAAATTCCTTATTTGAAAGGAGAGTATTTTTTAGAAAAAAAAATGCCAAGAGTTTTTAAAAAAATAGAGCCTTATTTAAAAGTTACTGCTTCAGAAAAACTAGAAGAATTAATCAAAGAAATAAAGCCAGATTTGGTGCATTCTCTAGAAATGCAATCGCAAACTTATCCTTTGTTAAAAGTTAGACAAAAAATTGATTTTAAATGGGCATATTCGTGTTGGGGAAATGATATTTATTTTTTTAAGGATAAACAAGAGCATAAGTTAAAGATTATTAATTGTGTGCATACAATAGATTATTTTTTTCTAGAATGTAAAAGAGATAAGGAATTGATAAAATCAATTTCTATGCAATCTAATATTTTAGGAATTAATTTTCCTGGAGGAGGAGGATATGATATACAACACTATCAAAAATTTAATATACCTGTTAAACAAAGAAATTTAATCATTTTAAAAGGGTATCAACATAATTTTGGCAGAGCATTATTTGTTTTAAAAGCATTGGTTTTAATTATTGATAAATTAAAAGATGTTGATATTTATGTATATTCTGCCCATAGAAGTGTTGAAGAAGAAATTATACGAATCAATTTAAAATACAATTTAAATATTCAATATTCAACCAGAGACAATCAAATTAGTCATGATGAATTATTAAAAAAGTTTGGAAGTGCAAAAATTGCTATTGGTAACAATATTTCAGACGGTGTGCCAAATACACTTTTAGAAGCTATTATTTCTGGTGCTTTTCCTATTCAATCAAATCCAGGTGGAGCTTCAGAAGATTATATAAAAGATGGTGAAAATGGATTTTTAATTAAAAATCCAGAAGATGCTTTTGAAATTTCCCAACTTATAATAAAAGCATTAAATTCGCCAGATTTACTTTGTAAAGCTTATAAACTTAATCAAGAAATAAAGGTAAAGTTAGATAAAGAAATTATTAAGAAAAATACCTTAAAAGCGTATTTAAAAATCAATAAACAAATTATTGATAAAAAATGA
- a CDS encoding glycosyltransferase family 4 protein — protein sequence MKEKATIGFLTSLDPKDKRSWSGTQYRMLTALEKEFEEVVILGPIPRPRIIGGIVVRIDRVTQFFFKKKYNREQNILKSIYYYFFVKKKIKNSKIDLIFSSSAGPEISFIQTKIPICYLADASFDQLLGYYPNYSNFASFSISESRFIMKKAIDKSHSYVFPSDWAANFEIKKYNLKKEKVHVVKFGANMDYVPDVSKILNKAYNSEINLLFLGRNWERKGGDIAFETLKILLEKGLNVTLTVCGCVPPVQHTKMKVIPFLNKNLDKEMEEFHELLYQSHLLFVPTRSECYGIVFCEAAAFGIPVITTDTGGVSTIVKNGVNGYTLPYNATPLAYANQIENLLNNQNLINEMVKNSLEKFKKELNWDVWGKEMRGIMMETIRNKDN from the coding sequence ATGAAAGAAAAAGCAACAATAGGTTTTTTAACTAGTTTAGACCCTAAAGACAAACGATCTTGGTCTGGCACACAATATAGAATGTTAACTGCTCTAGAAAAAGAATTTGAAGAGGTTGTTATATTAGGGCCAATACCAAGACCAAGAATAATTGGAGGTATAGTAGTGCGTATAGATAGGGTAACTCAGTTTTTTTTTAAGAAAAAGTATAATAGAGAACAGAATATCTTAAAAAGTATTTACTATTATTTTTTTGTAAAAAAGAAAATTAAAAACTCTAAAATAGATCTTATTTTTTCTTCTTCTGCAGGACCTGAAATTTCTTTTATTCAAACTAAAATACCAATTTGTTATTTAGCCGACGCTTCATTCGATCAATTATTGGGATATTATCCTAACTACTCAAACTTCGCTTCATTTTCTATATCAGAATCTAGATTTATTATGAAAAAAGCAATTGATAAATCTCATAGTTACGTGTTTCCTTCAGATTGGGCAGCAAATTTCGAAATAAAAAAATACAATCTAAAAAAAGAAAAAGTTCATGTAGTAAAATTTGGTGCTAATATGGATTATGTGCCCGATGTATCTAAGATTTTAAATAAAGCCTATAATTCTGAGATTAATTTGCTTTTTTTAGGTAGAAATTGGGAAAGAAAAGGGGGAGATATTGCATTTGAAACCTTAAAAATCCTTCTTGAAAAAGGACTAAACGTAACACTAACGGTTTGTGGTTGTGTACCTCCTGTTCAGCACACTAAAATGAAAGTAATTCCTTTTTTAAATAAAAATTTAGATAAAGAAATGGAAGAGTTTCACGAGTTACTTTATCAAAGTCATTTGTTATTTGTACCTACAAGGTCTGAGTGTTATGGTATCGTTTTTTGTGAGGCAGCCGCTTTTGGTATTCCGGTTATAACTACCGATACAGGAGGTGTAAGTACCATTGTTAAAAATGGGGTTAATGGTTATACCTTGCCTTATAATGCAACTCCGTTAGCCTATGCTAATCAAATTGAAAATTTATTAAATAACCAAAATTTAATAAATGAAATGGTAAAAAACTCTCTAGAAAAATTTAAAAAAGAATTAAATTGGGATGTTTGGGGAAAAGAAATGAGAGGAATTATGATGGAAACAATTCGTAATAAGGATAATTAA
- a CDS encoding glycosyltransferase family 4 protein → MDLRNKNIVLIIKAPVLGGAERQAIGFAKFAKQELNCNVSFIATHSGEMSTEFKNFLNEIELDEVSYYGKFILKIDNQFSIKNLKDILKTVRYLIKMIYHVRKKKPYMLVPFLNPPSKLAVLIYKFTGAKYTFWHQLGLDFFTKDLLEKYAIRKTPLFIANAYNGLDLITNDYNVPPSKLFCLPQYISIDKQVLNKITLKNEFQIDQKDLVIGMISHYRKEKLHQLLLEVFNKLSTKYNNIHLVLLGDKKSGLETEFNFNLLKDQIKTLNVNSKVSLLSDVPVEKVLNMLDIAVLVSTLEGTPNVVLEYMLYGVPVVSTNHSGCEKLLKDKEMLITNNSIELYNKLEYLINNSAERERVGLNNKIKINEYSKENYFKKFTAIFNSLS, encoded by the coding sequence ATGGATTTAAGAAACAAAAATATTGTATTAATTATAAAAGCACCTGTTTTAGGAGGAGCAGAAAGACAAGCAATTGGTTTTGCTAAATTTGCAAAACAAGAGTTAAATTGTAATGTCTCTTTTATAGCTACCCATTCTGGAGAAATGTCTACAGAATTTAAAAATTTTTTAAATGAAATTGAACTTGATGAAGTTAGTTATTATGGAAAATTTATTCTAAAAATTGATAATCAATTTTCTATTAAAAATTTAAAAGACATTTTAAAAACAGTACGGTATTTAATTAAAATGATTTACCATGTAAGAAAGAAAAAACCTTATATGCTTGTCCCTTTTTTAAACCCACCATCTAAACTAGCGGTGTTAATTTATAAATTTACAGGAGCCAAATACACATTTTGGCATCAATTAGGCTTAGATTTTTTTACAAAAGATTTGTTAGAAAAATATGCTATTCGCAAAACACCTTTGTTTATTGCTAATGCTTACAATGGTTTAGATTTAATTACAAATGATTACAATGTACCGCCTTCTAAATTATTTTGTTTACCACAATATATTTCTATAGATAAACAGGTTTTAAATAAAATTACTTTAAAAAATGAATTTCAGATAGATCAAAAAGATCTTGTGATAGGAATGATATCTCATTATAGAAAAGAAAAGTTACATCAATTATTGTTAGAAGTATTTAATAAATTAAGTACTAAATATAATAACATACACTTGGTGCTTTTGGGAGATAAAAAAAGTGGCTTGGAAACAGAATTCAACTTTAATTTATTAAAAGATCAAATTAAAACTTTAAACGTTAACTCTAAAGTTAGTTTGTTATCTGATGTACCGGTAGAGAAAGTATTAAATATGTTAGATATTGCTGTATTAGTTTCTACCTTAGAAGGAACCCCAAATGTAGTTTTAGAGTACATGTTATACGGGGTACCTGTAGTTTCTACCAATCATTCTGGATGTGAAAAATTACTTAAGGATAAAGAAATGTTAATTACAAATAATTCAATAGAATTATATAATAAATTAGAATATCTTATAAATAATAGTGCAGAAAGAGAAAGAGTAGGTTTAAATAATAAAATAAAAATTAATGAGTATAGCAAAGAAAATTATTTTAAAAAATTTACTGCTATTTTTAATTCTTTAAGTTAA
- a CDS encoding glycosyltransferase family 2 protein, with protein MNNPLVSIIIPTYNRAHLITETLDSIVAQTYTNWECIVVDDGSTDNTLAVLDEYLQKDNRFQYYKRPNDSIKGANACRNYGFKVSKGEYINWFDSDDLMHREHLEKKVTCFIKNKKNDFVICKSQNFDDKIDEKGWKSNMLMTGDLFENYISGKTTILMVSPMWRKSLLLKYNLFDETIKQNQDLELYSRIIDKEQSIDFIDEVLIYVRENNESITVKNNKRQYHIASFLEVKRRILILDSSLKNKEISKIILIQILKVFRYLIKQREYHKATEIIKFINVEYKETIYHKNLYKIKTYYYLMKCLKKGEFKFKKLLQIT; from the coding sequence ATGAATAACCCATTGGTTTCTATAATTATACCAACGTATAACCGAGCTCATTTAATTACTGAAACGTTAGATTCTATTGTAGCTCAAACGTATACCAATTGGGAGTGTATTGTGGTAGATGATGGCTCTACAGATAACACATTGGCTGTTTTAGATGAGTATTTGCAAAAAGACAATCGTTTTCAATATTATAAAAGACCTAATGATAGCATTAAAGGAGCAAATGCCTGTAGAAATTACGGATTTAAAGTATCAAAAGGAGAATATATAAATTGGTTTGATAGTGATGATTTGATGCACCGAGAACACTTAGAAAAAAAAGTAACCTGTTTTATTAAAAATAAAAAGAATGATTTTGTAATTTGTAAAAGTCAAAATTTTGATGATAAAATAGACGAAAAAGGATGGAAGTCTAATATGTTAATGACGGGAGATTTATTTGAAAATTATATTTCAGGAAAAACAACCATACTTATGGTTAGCCCTATGTGGCGAAAATCTCTTCTATTAAAATATAACCTATTTGATGAAACCATTAAACAAAACCAAGACCTAGAGTTGTATTCTAGAATAATAGATAAAGAGCAATCAATTGATTTTATAGATGAGGTTTTAATTTATGTAAGAGAAAATAATGAATCAATTACAGTAAAAAATAATAAAAGACAGTATCATATAGCTTCCTTTTTAGAAGTAAAAAGAAGAATTTTAATACTTGATTCTTCATTAAAAAATAAAGAAATTTCAAAAATTATTCTAATACAAATTTTAAAAGTATTTAGATATTTAATTAAACAAAGAGAGTATCATAAAGCTACAGAAATTATAAAATTTATAAACGTAGAGTACAAAGAAACCATTTATCATAAAAATTTATACAAAATAAAAACGTATTATTATTTAATGAAGTGTTTAAAAAAAGGAGAATTTAAATTTAAAAAATTACTTCAAATAACGTAG
- a CDS encoding glycosyltransferase, producing the protein MQKTRILFIVDSFPTLSETFIVNQITGLIDEGYDIRIFSIAENKKVKIHQVIKEYRLLEKTYYNTIRIPVKKYKRILYALTLLISKFYKIQWRILFNTLNIKKHKKEAYNLNLFYKSIYFVFNKMPHIIHVHFGHNGIKFSELKDLNIIPSSVKIVVTFHGYDLFPNKETFYRNKYKLLFKKATVFTVNTVYLKNLLKAVNPRLKNIELLPMGPNLKLFKVKKANKRNTEEPINISYCGRLINLKGSCLMIDIAKVLKEKEISFKMNIIGEGELMDELQQKTKDFNLENFIKFYGGLSQEKIKNIFKESHLFISPGIEDEVTKRAETQGLVIQEAQAMALPVLVSDAGGMQYGMIDGKTGYVLPQKDINAFVNKIIYLKENEEVRQIMGNYGMRYVNNHFTTTKLTKDLIDKVYYYE; encoded by the coding sequence ATGCAAAAAACAAGAATACTTTTTATAGTAGACAGTTTTCCTACATTATCAGAAACTTTTATTGTTAATCAAATTACTGGATTAATTGATGAGGGATATGATATCCGTATTTTTTCTATTGCAGAAAACAAAAAAGTAAAAATACATCAAGTAATTAAAGAATACCGTTTATTAGAAAAAACATATTATAATACAATACGTATTCCTGTAAAAAAATATAAGCGAATATTGTATGCGTTAACGTTACTTATTTCTAAGTTTTATAAAATACAATGGAGGATATTATTTAATACGTTAAATATTAAAAAACATAAAAAAGAAGCTTATAATTTAAACCTATTTTATAAAAGTATTTATTTTGTTTTTAATAAAATGCCTCATATTATTCATGTTCATTTTGGACATAACGGAATTAAATTTTCGGAATTAAAAGACCTAAATATTATTCCATCATCAGTTAAAATAGTAGTAACATTTCATGGCTATGATTTGTTTCCAAATAAAGAAACATTTTATCGAAATAAATATAAATTACTCTTTAAAAAAGCAACTGTTTTTACAGTAAATACGGTTTATCTAAAAAACCTTTTAAAGGCTGTAAACCCTCGGTTAAAAAATATAGAATTATTACCAATGGGACCTAATTTAAAGTTGTTTAAGGTAAAAAAAGCGAACAAAAGAAATACCGAAGAGCCTATTAATATTTCTTATTGTGGCAGGCTTATTAACTTAAAAGGGAGTTGTTTAATGATTGATATTGCTAAGGTTTTAAAAGAAAAAGAGATTTCTTTTAAAATGAATATTATTGGCGAAGGAGAATTAATGGACGAGCTACAACAAAAAACAAAAGATTTTAACCTTGAGAATTTTATTAAATTTTATGGAGGGCTGTCTCAAGAAAAAATAAAAAATATATTTAAAGAAAGTCATCTTTTTATATCACCAGGTATCGAAGATGAAGTTACTAAAAGAGCAGAAACACAAGGTTTGGTAATACAAGAAGCGCAAGCTATGGCATTGCCTGTTTTAGTGTCTGATGCTGGTGGTATGCAATATGGTATGATAGATGGTAAAACAGGGTATGTACTACCGCAAAAAGATATAAATGCTTTTGTAAATAAAATAATTTATTTGAAAGAGAATGAAGAAGTGAGGCAAATAATGGGAAATTACGGAATGAGGTATGTTAATAATCATTTTACAACAACTAAATTAACAAAAGATTTAATAGATAAAGTATATTACTATGAATAA
- a CDS encoding glycosyltransferase family 2 protein: MSLKKEISMNNPLVSIIIPAYNSFVFLPETVASALNQSYTNIEVIVIDDGSTDNTQTLFDNFKRKGVQCYKIKNKGASNARNIGLSKAKGVYIQFLDADDILHKNKIEFQIKKMLLEKAELSYSTWAQFSTNTTKHGVFRFKDYNYSKTRTGKELMASFGMDNWFMPVFCWLVHRSLIEKAGAWNVNITNNDDGEYFSRILYHSKKVICIDEILGYYRVLPTDSLSSLNSLNKFESAFKSYQLITELLKKDKNTDLLSYSKRMYYYLYMWAEKEYPSLSKKAAKEFDKLKANSFLSKKKKYWICIEWFGLFYGTIIYKNSVKILVKIRKVCRF, encoded by the coding sequence ATGTCTTTAAAAAAAGAAATTAGCATGAACAATCCTTTAGTAAGTATTATAATTCCTGCTTATAATTCTTTTGTTTTTTTGCCAGAAACGGTAGCAAGTGCACTTAACCAGAGTTATACGAATATTGAAGTTATTGTAATTGATGATGGCTCTACGGATAATACGCAAACTTTATTTGATAATTTTAAGAGAAAAGGAGTTCAATGTTATAAAATAAAAAATAAAGGAGCCTCTAATGCTCGTAATATTGGGCTTTCTAAAGCAAAAGGAGTTTACATTCAGTTTTTAGATGCTGACGATATTTTACATAAAAACAAAATTGAATTTCAGATTAAAAAGATGTTGCTAGAAAAAGCAGAATTATCTTATAGTACTTGGGCACAATTTTCAACAAACACCACAAAGCACGGTGTTTTTAGGTTCAAAGATTATAATTATTCTAAAACAAGGACAGGCAAAGAATTAATGGCCAGTTTTGGAATGGACAACTGGTTTATGCCTGTTTTTTGTTGGTTAGTACATAGAAGTCTTATAGAAAAGGCAGGAGCATGGAATGTAAATATTACAAATAATGATGATGGAGAGTATTTTTCTAGAATTTTGTATCATTCTAAAAAAGTAATTTGTATTGATGAAATTTTAGGTTATTACAGAGTATTACCTACAGATAGTTTAAGTAGTTTAAACTCATTAAATAAATTTGAGTCTGCTTTTAAAAGTTATCAATTAATAACAGAGTTATTAAAAAAGGATAAAAATACAGATTTATTAAGTTACTCTAAACGAATGTATTATTATTTGTACATGTGGGCAGAAAAGGAATACCCATCACTATCAAAAAAAGCAGCAAAAGAGTTTGATAAATTAAAAGCAAATAGTTTTTTAAGTAAAAAGAAAAAATATTGGATTTGTATTGAATGGTTTGGGTTGTTTTACGGAACAATTATTTATAAGAATTCTGTAAAAATATTAGTAAAAATAAGAAAGGTTTGTCGTTTTTAA
- a CDS encoding glycosyltransferase family 2 protein: MTKISIITINYNNLNGLKSTVESVINQTHQELEYIIIDGGSTDGSTAYIKSQNAAIDYWVSESDKGVYNAMNKGIEKATGDYLLFLNSGDYLYNTKVLECVICKLTNTDVLYGNLAKVFTDGTVKVDKGPNGIPITLNTFIQGTLNHGSSFIKRDLFYKYRFYDETLKIVSDWKFFLLVLGLNTSRVKYIDITISYFDMTGISNSNLNLRKVEREKVIKELIPTPIYKDYQRLNHLESLMKRKSFLIFTRLEDTFLLKKLNRQWLKTLMFLLKAKDVFKKRN, translated from the coding sequence ATGACTAAAATATCAATAATAACAATAAATTACAATAACCTTAACGGACTAAAAAGTACTGTAGAAAGTGTTATAAATCAAACACACCAAGAGTTAGAATACATTATAATTGATGGGGGGTCTACAGATGGTAGTACTGCTTATATTAAAAGTCAAAATGCAGCTATAGATTATTGGGTAAGTGAATCGGATAAAGGGGTTTATAATGCCATGAACAAAGGAATTGAAAAGGCTACAGGAGATTATTTGTTATTTTTAAATAGTGGAGATTATTTGTATAATACAAAAGTTTTAGAATGTGTAATTTGTAAATTAACTAATACAGATGTTTTGTATGGTAACTTAGCCAAAGTTTTTACTGATGGTACTGTTAAAGTAGACAAAGGGCCAAATGGAATACCAATTACACTAAACACTTTTATACAAGGAACGTTAAACCATGGTTCTTCATTTATAAAAAGAGATTTGTTTTATAAATATAGATTTTATGATGAAACTCTAAAGATTGTTTCAGATTGGAAATTCTTTTTATTAGTTTTAGGGTTAAATACCTCTCGTGTAAAATATATTGATATTACAATTTCATATTTTGATATGACAGGAATAAGTAATAGTAATTTAAATTTAAGAAAAGTAGAACGCGAAAAAGTAATAAAAGAATTAATACCTACACCAATTTACAAAGACTATCAGAGGTTAAATCATTTAGAATCGTTAATGAAACGAAAGAGTTTTTTGATTTTTACACGCTTAGAGGATACTTTTCTTTTAAAAAAGTTAAACAGACAATGGCTAAAAACACTGATGTTTCTATTAAAAGCAAAAGATGTCTTTAAAAAAAGAAATTAG
- a CDS encoding glycosyltransferase family 2 protein, whose amino-acid sequence MNYPKISIVTPSYNQGQYLEETILSVLGQGYLNLEYLIYDAASTDNSVDIIKKYQKDISFWVSEKDNGQADAINKGFTKATGEILMWLNSDDILMPNVLHYIAAQYIEKGDGIYFGNCIHFKESLNGNLLARGSNVKASFNSIPLELADTIIQPSSFWSKKVWLKNGNLADNFHFGFDWEWFLRAKVKNIPFYPIDKVISIYRIHDAHKSGVGGKKRQEELLEVYKLYSIKYATLYELVRNQNFNISFIEKIVLRICNLLYRKGVSKVKFIKMLNYKKYKLYSTHEIKTIKGML is encoded by the coding sequence ATGAATTACCCAAAAATATCAATAGTAACACCATCCTATAATCAAGGTCAATATTTAGAAGAAACTATTTTATCTGTTTTAGGACAAGGATATCTAAATTTAGAATACTTAATATATGATGCCGCTAGTACAGATAATTCTGTTGATATTATTAAAAAGTACCAAAAAGATATTTCTTTCTGGGTATCGGAAAAAGATAATGGACAGGCTGATGCAATTAATAAAGGTTTTACAAAGGCTACAGGAGAAATATTAATGTGGTTAAATAGTGACGATATATTAATGCCAAATGTTTTACATTATATTGCAGCACAGTATATAGAAAAAGGCGATGGGATTTATTTTGGAAATTGTATTCATTTTAAAGAAAGTTTAAACGGTAATTTATTAGCAAGAGGTAGTAATGTTAAGGCTTCATTTAATTCGATTCCTTTAGAGTTAGCAGATACTATAATTCAACCATCTTCCTTTTGGAGTAAAAAAGTATGGTTAAAAAATGGAAATTTAGCAGATAATTTTCATTTTGGATTTGATTGGGAATGGTTTTTAAGGGCTAAAGTAAAAAACATCCCTTTTTATCCCATTGATAAAGTGATTTCAATATATCGTATTCATGATGCTCACAAAAGTGGTGTAGGAGGAAAAAAAAGACAAGAAGAATTATTAGAAGTCTATAAGCTTTATAGTATAAAATATGCAACATTATATGAATTGGTAAGAAATCAAAATTTTAATATTTCATTTATAGAAAAAATAGTTTTACGTATTTGTAATTTACTTTATAGAAAAGGGGTTTCTAAAGTTAAGTTTATTAAAATGTTGAACTACAAAAAATATAAATTGTATTCTACTCACGAAATTAAGACAATTAAAGGGATGTTATAA
- a CDS encoding glycosyltransferase — protein MAQRIKVGIIYSYNENWIGGTYYYQNLIQSLNLLSDNKKPELVILSSNTTSFDSIKTLNYPFVTYKNLSDNRLSFFERGRNKILRIFFPRSVIPTKKINFGIDVLFHASEVQIPNTIKKHLYWVPDFQEVHLPHLFSKEYLAFRKKSQQELLSSDKHVLFSSKDACTDFEKLYPFAKTKKHVVNFSVFHPDFSGVNLEQLKEKFKLEDIPYFFSPNQFWKHKNHIVVLNALKKIKEDYNFNFQILFSGKELDPRNPNYFNELKDFVEKNKLQKQVKFLGFIDRKEQLCLMKNTLAVIQPSLFEGWSSVVEDAKAMNQNLIVSSLKVHKEQLGDKGYYFSPKSEDELIVKMKLFLENKIDKPEFNYKEKLNLFGENFLEVITKI, from the coding sequence ATGGCTCAAAGAATTAAAGTAGGAATTATTTATTCTTATAATGAAAATTGGATTGGAGGTACATATTATTATCAAAATTTAATTCAATCACTTAATTTGTTATCAGACAACAAGAAACCAGAACTGGTTATTTTAAGTAGTAATACAACTTCTTTTGATTCTATAAAAACATTAAATTATCCATTTGTAACCTATAAAAATTTAAGTGATAATCGGCTGTCATTTTTCGAAAGAGGCAGAAATAAAATTTTAAGGATTTTTTTTCCAAGAAGCGTAATTCCTACTAAAAAAATAAATTTTGGAATTGATGTTTTATTTCATGCTAGTGAAGTACAGATACCAAATACCATAAAAAAGCATTTGTATTGGGTGCCAGATTTTCAAGAAGTTCATTTACCTCACTTATTTTCGAAAGAGTATTTGGCTTTTAGAAAGAAGTCGCAACAAGAATTGTTATCTAGTGATAAACATGTTTTATTTAGTAGTAAAGATGCTTGTACAGATTTTGAAAAATTATATCCATTTGCAAAAACAAAAAAACATGTGGTTAATTTCTCTGTTTTTCATCCTGATTTTTCAGGTGTTAATTTAGAACAACTTAAAGAAAAATTTAAACTAGAAGATATTCCATACTTTTTTTCTCCAAATCAATTTTGGAAACATAAAAATCATATAGTTGTTTTAAATGCTCTTAAAAAGATAAAAGAAGATTACAATTTTAATTTTCAAATTCTTTTTTCAGGTAAAGAATTAGATCCTAGAAACCCAAATTATTTTAATGAATTAAAAGATTTTGTTGAAAAAAATAAGTTACAAAAACAGGTGAAATTTTTAGGTTTTATTGATAGAAAAGAACAACTGTGTTTAATGAAGAATACTTTAGCAGTAATACAACCTTCTTTATTTGAAGGTTGGAGTAGTGTAGTTGAAGACGCCAAAGCGATGAATCAAAACCTTATTGTATCTTCATTAAAGGTGCATAAAGAACAACTAGGGGATAAAGGGTATTATTTTAGTCCAAAAAGTGAAGACGAATTAATTGTTAAAATGAAACTTTTTTTAGAAAATAAAATAGACAAACCAGAATTTAATTATAAAGAAAAATTGAATTTGTTTGGTGAAAATTTTTTAGAAGTTATAACAAAAATTTAA
- a CDS encoding NAD-dependent epimerase/dehydratase family protein yields the protein MKILIIGANGFIGSHCVDFFESKGDEVWKADVRVSSETHNQYKIARFNSDFSKPFKEHKFDVCINASGSAHVGFSFENPSKDFELNVVNVQKILVAIRDYNIDCKFINFSSAAVYGNPKSLPINENSICKPLSPYGFHKLQSELLLTEYHNFFGLKTCSLRVFSAYGPRLKKQLFWDLYKKSVENEVVLLFGTGTETRDFIYIDDLLQILNLVILNSSFKGSIYNVANQIETKIKEAAEVFVTSFLPGKKIIFNNEIKVGDPNHWLADMQLLKEYGFKPKFNLNSGITKYTTWLKELK from the coding sequence ATGAAAATATTAATAATAGGAGCTAACGGTTTTATAGGAAGTCATTGCGTAGATTTTTTTGAATCTAAAGGAGATGAGGTATGGAAAGCAGATGTTAGGGTTTCGTCAGAGACACATAATCAATACAAAATAGCACGTTTTAATTCAGATTTTTCTAAACCGTTTAAAGAACACAAGTTTGATGTTTGTATTAATGCATCAGGTTCTGCACATGTTGGTTTTTCATTTGAAAATCCATCTAAAGATTTTGAACTCAATGTAGTAAATGTACAGAAAATTTTAGTGGCAATAAGAGATTACAATATTGATTGTAAGTTTATTAATTTTTCTAGTGCAGCGGTATATGGTAATCCAAAATCTTTACCTATTAATGAAAATAGTATTTGTAAACCCTTGTCTCCGTATGGTTTTCATAAATTACAAAGCGAGTTGTTGCTAACAGAATACCATAATTTTTTTGGTTTAAAAACCTGTAGTTTACGTGTTTTTTCTGCTTATGGACCTAGATTAAAAAAACAGTTATTTTGGGATTTATATAAAAAATCTGTAGAGAATGAAGTTGTTTTACTTTTTGGAACAGGAACAGAAACAAGAGATTTTATCTATATTGATGATTTATTACAAATACTAAATTTAGTTATCCTAAACTCTTCTTTCAAAGGTTCTATTTATAATGTTGCAAATCAAATAGAAACTAAAATTAAAGAAGCAGCAGAAGTTTTTGTAACTTCTTTTTTGCCTGGTAAAAAGATTATTTTTAATAATGAAATTAAAGTTGGTGACCCTAATCATTGGCTTGCAGATATGCAACTCTTAAAAGAATACGGTTTTAAACCTAAATTTAATTTAAATTCAGGAATTACTAAATATACAACATGGCTCAAAGAATTAAAGTAG